The genomic window GCGAAGAGCGTGCGCTCAGCTGGGCTGCTCCAGTCGACCGGGACATACTCGATCGGCGCCGGTGCCAGCACCTGATCCCCGATGGACTCCAGGGGGGAGGTCGCACATCCGGCGACCGCAAAGGCCGCCAGCAACATCGTCGCCGCGAACAGTCTTCTGGTCGACCTCATGCGGGAACCTCCATGGCAGCGGGCCGGGCGAGGGTGGCGTCACCTTCCAGGCGACCACCGAACGCCTCGACCAGCGCCTGGCACTTCAGGCGGACCTCGGCGAGCTCGGCGAGCGGGTCGGACAGGTCGACGATGGCGCCGCCGGCGCCGATGCTGATCCGGCCCGGCTCGACCACCGCGGTGCGGATCACGATCGACAGGTCCACCCGGCCGTCTGAACCCAGGTAGCCGATCGCGCCAGAGTAGATCCCGCGCGGCCGCCCCTCCAGCTCGTCCAGGATCCTCATGGTGCGGAGCTTGGGCGCCCCGGTCATCGAGCCTCCTGGAAAGGCCGCGCGCACGCAGGCGATCGGCGAAGTGCCGCCCCGGAGCCGGCCGCAGATCGTCGAGACCATCTGGTGGACCGTGGCGTAGCGCTCAATCCGGAACAGGTCCGGGACATGCACGCTGCCGGTCGCGCAGACCTTCCCCAGGTCGTTGCGCAGGAGATCGACGATCATCAGATGCTCGGAGCGGTCCTTGACGCTGGAGCGCAGCTTCTCGGCCATGGCCCGGTCCTGCCGTTCATCGGCCCCGCGCGCGATCGTGCCCTTGATCGGGCATGCCTGGACGCTGCCCTCGGCATCGATGCTCAGGAAGCGCTCGGGCGACGAGGACAGGATGGCGAGGTCGCCGAAGCGGAGGAAAGCGGCAAACGGGGCGGGGTTGATCCGGCGCAGGCGGCGATAGGCGTCGAGCGGATCGACCTCCACCTGCGCGGCGTACTCGTTGGTCAGGCAGATCTCGTAGCTCTCGCCCTGGCGGATCGCCTGTTGGGCAGCGGCGATCCGCTCCAGGTAGGCGTCGTCCGCCAGATGGGGCCGGAAGATGGGTCGGCCGCAGGGAGGGGGAGGTTCCGGCAGGGAAGGGGCCTCGGTGATGCGCTCGAGAGTGACGTCGAACCAGGCGTCGGCGCGTTCTTGCTGGCCCGGATGATCGAGGGCCAGGAGCACGACGCGCCCGGTCGCGTGGTCGAACGCGACGATCCGGTCGGCGAACAGGAGTTGCGCGTCCGGCAGCGACGAGTGGTGGGCAGCGGCGCCACCGGCATCGGCCTTCAACTCGTAGCCGAGATAGCCAACCCAGCCGGGAAGGAAAGGCACATCGAGCCCTGCCGGGCGCTCGATGCGCCGCTCGTCCAGCCACCGCTCGAGATCGTCGAAGACGGAGGGGTGGGTCTCGGCTTGCGGGATCCCTCGATCGGCCACCCGATAGGTGATCTGCCGGGCATGCGGCCCCGAGCCGTCGCCCATGAACGACCAGCGGGCACCGGCGGCATCCAGCCGGGCGCTGTCCAACCAGAACGCCGTTCCCGACCGTCCGTAGAGGGCGACGAAGCTCCGCTCGGGGTCGGCGGCGCAGGGGCCGGCCCGCGTGAAGAGCTGCAGTTCTCCTCCGGCCGGCCTGGCCGTAGCTGGGCATGGGCGTGGCGGCGGGATGCGCCGGGGCGCGGAGGGAGAGACGACCAGATCCAGGAAGTTGCGGACCAGGGCAGCGCCATGCTCCGTATCGATCGACTCGGGGTGGAACTGGACGCCGTGGAGCGGACGATGGCGATGGCGCAGGGCCATGATGATGCCGTCGTCCGACCACGCGACCGGCTCGAAGTCGGGCCCGGGCTCCGTCACCAGCAGGGAATGGTAGCGGATCGCCCGAAAATCCTGCGGCAGGCCGTGGAACAGGCCGGTGCCCAGGTGACGGATCCGGCTTGGCCGGCCGTGCATGACGGTGCGGGCATAGCCGATCCTGCCGCCGCCATGGGCGGCCAGTCCCTGATGGCCGAGGCAGACGCCGAGGATCGGGCCCTGATAGGAGCGGATCAGGGCGGTGCAGATGCCGAAATCCGCCGGACGATCGGGCCGGCCCGGGCCGGGCGAGAGGATCACCGCATCCGGGCCGAACGCCGCGACCTGATCCAGATCGACCTGATCGTTCTTCACGACCCACGGCTCCGCCCCGCTCACCACGGCCACGAGCTGGGCGAGATTGAAGGTGAAGCTGTCGTAGTTGTCGACCAGCAGGAGCCGCATCGTTACCATCCGCCATCCGGAGCTTGCGGGCGCAAGGGGTGGCGCGCCGGCGACGATAGCACAAGGACCGTTGCTGGCCATTCGCTCCGGTTCGCCGCAGGCCGACCGGGATTGCGGCGGCAGGGAACATTTGCCCGCGCTGAAGCTGGCGACCCGGCGCGCATGCGGGACATCGCGCGACGTCCCGCATCCAGGCTCAGTCCTGCGGCGTGGGCCTCATCACCCCGTTCTCGTCGCGGCGCAGCGGCGCCGGCTGCCTGGGCAGGGGGGCGCCCGGAGCTTCGGCGATCGTCACGCCGTGGGGCCAGTCGGCCGGCGCGATCGCGACATAGCGGGCATAGCCGCCGGTTCCGCCCAGGGGCTTGGCGAACCCGATCGTCACCAGCGCGCCGGTCGGCGGGACCAGATCGAGATTGGTGACGCCCTCGGCCTGGGTATAGTGGTTGTGCAGGAGCCAGGCCTCGCCTTCCAGGGTGGGCGTGGCGTCGGTGTCGAGCGGCTCGTGGCCGTGGAACAGGATCTTGCGCTCCAGGTGCAGGAACTTCAGCGCGTCCAGGCCGACACCAGGGAACGGCTTGTCGTTGAAGTGCTCGACATCGTCCCATTTCTTCGACCAGTCCGAGCGCACGAACACGACCGACCCTTCCGGGATGCGGCCATGCTCCTGCTCGAAGGCTTCAATGTCGGCGACCTGCAGGGCATAGCCCGGGTCGGCGGCCACCTTGCCGGAGATGTCGATCACCACCAGCGGGCGCACCGCAAAGGTCGGCGGCAGGTCGCTGATCGTGGCGCCATACTCGTCCCAATGGGCCGGCGGATCGAGCTGGGTGCCGTACTGGTCGGTCGGCAGCGTGTAGGCGGACGCGACGAAGCCATGGTCGGCGTAGGTGTAGACGTCGCCCTTGGCGACATAGCCCTCGATGTCCTTGCCCGCGGTGGCCGGCGCGAACGTGGCGTTGGCGAAGCCCGGCCAGACCGGCTGGACAGGTGCGAAGGCGTGGGTGAGGTCGATGTATTTCGCCGCTTTCAGCTGCTGCTCGTAGACGCCCCACAGGCCCGTCTCCTGGGCCTCCGCCCGGGCGGCAAGCAAGGCGCCGCAAATTGCGACCCCGGCCAGTATCCTACTCATGCGCATGTCGCGTTCCTCCATCATGATGGGCGGATTTCGACATGGAGGAAGCTGGGAAGGCAAGCCGGCCGAGCGCCGGCAGGCGCTATTGCACGTCGGCGTTGGGCGGGGCGATCTGGAAGTGGCGGCACCGCTCCACATGGGCCACGCCCTTGACCCGCCGGAGCCTGTTCAGCGTGCGCGCGTCATCGATCGAGCCGGAGACCGTGCCGACCATCGCCATCTGGTTCTCGACATGCAGGCCGGCCTCGACCATGTCCCGCAGCACGGCTGGAAAATCCTTCAAGCGGGCCTCGTCGACCGAGACCACGACGCTGAGCTTGCCGGTCATCTGACGCCTCGTGGAGTATCCATCCATATATGGTCGGAGCACATTGTTTGTGAACGTGCCTGGATTCAGAACGCGAGGCAAGGCGGACCCTAATCCACATCGACGCCGGACCAACAATCTCAATGAGAACATAACGTGAACATTCTGCTCGACTGGTCGTCGCCGCCGCCATTGCTTGGCCAAAGGCGGCCCTCTCGGGCGATATCATCGGCGACGCTTCAGAATGGCGCCTGGACCAGCCCAGCCCCGACATCCCGCCCCAACCGGTCAAGCCGGTGGGCGGACTGCACGAGGCGCGCCCACAGTGCACTCCCTCGGGCATCCGGGTCCGATTCGGCAATCAGCGCCGCGATCCCGGCGACATGCGGGGTCGCCATGCTGGTACCGTTGATCGTGTTGTAGAGTGTTCCAGGCCAGGCCGAGTAGACCGCCACCCCTGGCGCCGCGATGTCGACCTGGCCGCCCTGCGGATTCAGCCCGGCGCAGGAGAACCAGGCCACCCGAAGCTGCGGGTCCAGGGCCGCCACCGCCATGATCGAGGGGCAGTTCGCCGGATGCCCGACCGGGCAGAGCTGGTCCGGCCGCCGGCTGTCGTTCCCCGCTGCCGCCACGATCAGGGTGCCAGCCCGCAGGGCCCGCCGGCCGACCTGCTCGAAGATCACGGAGAAGGGCGTCCCGACCTCCACCGCGGCGCCCAGCGACATCGACACGATCGGGCAGCCGGCAGCGACCGCCCAGTCGATCCCGGCCAGGATGCCGCCGTCCGACCCGCTGCCCCGGTCGCTCAGGACCTTGCCGGCATGGATCAGCGCGTTGCCGGCCACGCCGTAGCGCGGCAGGCGGTGCGGGAGCAGCGGGCCGCAGGCGGTCCCGATGCAATGGGTGCCGTGGCCGTTGCCATCCTGGACCTCCTCCCCGGTCACGAAGCTGCGGGCTTCGATCGCCCGGCCCTCGAAGTCCGGATGGGTGAGGTCCATCCCGGTGTCCAGGACCGCCACCCGGATCCCGTCGCCGGTCCAGCGCGTGGTGGTCGCCCGCACCGCCTGCAGGCCCCAAGTGGCCTCACTCTCGCTCTCGGTGCGGGGGAGGGTAGCCGCGGGCCGGTCGTCGCCGATCAGCCGGTCGAGCACGGAGTTCACGCCGTCCCGGTAGCCACGGAGGTACTCGGTCGACCAGCCGGCGCCCGTCGACGCGTTCGGCAGGCTCGGGACCGGCGACGGAATGCCGACCTTGCTGTCGGGAAAGGCATGGACGACGCGCTCCGGCTCGATCGCCAGGACGCCGCTGCCGGCGGCGACCGAGTTGAGCAGATGCAGGTCGCCTGGCGGGGTCGCGACCACCGCGACCTGCAGCGCGTCGAGCACCAGCCCGTCCGCCTCGGCGAAGGCCCCGACCGACGATCCGTCACGATAGTCGCTGGAATGGGCGACCCGCAGTCCGGCGACGCTCTTCAGCGCCGAGAGCCCAGTCTTGATGTCGTCCTCGGGAAGCAGGACCAGATAGCGGCCGGTATGGCCGGGCTGGGGCGGTTGGGTTGCCGAGGCCGTTTCCGCACGCACGGCCCGGCGGGCTCCTGACTTGGGCAAGCTGGTTTCCTTCAGATGACCGCCTGGACGTTGCGCCGGTGGACTGCCTCGTAGGCGGGGAAGTAGTGGATCGCCCCGGAATCGAAGGCGGGGCGGCAGAAGCTGGGCAGGTCCGCCTCCGCAAGGGCCGGTTCCTCCCGCACCCGCAGGAGCCTGGCGACATAGGAGCGGGTAGCGTCGATCAACTCCGGTCCATAGCCGCCGGCCTCGATCGTCTCCAAAGCGCCATGATTGGGAAGGATGCGCCGGACGTTCCATCGCGCCATCTGCTCCAGGCCGCGCAGATGCACGGCCAAGCGCTCCGGCTCCACCACATAGGTGACCGGGTCCTCCAGCGTGTCGCCGGCCAGCATCAGCCCATGCTCCGGCAGGAGAAGGACAGTGCCGTCCAGGCTGTGCACGTCGGCGTGACGCAGTTCGACCTGGAACTGCCCGACCTGGAGTTCCAGCCTGTCCTCGTAGGTGCGGGTCGGCATGACCAGCGGCCGGATCGGCGGATCGCCAGCCTCCAGTTCCTGGCGGTGAGCATCGAGCGCTTCGGCGGTCAGCCGGTGCGCGAGGATCTCGCAGTCCTGGAACACCTCGTTGCCGGCGACGTGATCGACATGCCAGTGGCTGAGCACCACCCGTATCCGGCGCACGCCGGCCTCGACCAAAGTGCGCCGGACGACCCGGGCATGCTGCAGGGAGATATGGGTGTCGTAGACCAGGGCGTCCTCGCCATCGACCAGGGCGTAGGTGCAGACACCCAGGGCGAAGGCGCCGTCGTCCAGCCAGTTGGGCTTGTCCGAGTGCAGCCGCATGCCTTCGATGCGGCCGTCGTAGAATGCGACCAGGCCCGGAAAGGGCCGGAATACCCGCATGGTCGAACCGAGCT from Geminicoccus roseus DSM 18922 includes these protein-coding regions:
- the pabB gene encoding aminodeoxychorismate synthase component I, whose translation is MRLLLVDNYDSFTFNLAQLVAVVSGAEPWVVKNDQVDLDQVAAFGPDAVILSPGPGRPDRPADFGICTALIRSYQGPILGVCLGHQGLAAHGGGRIGYARTVMHGRPSRIRHLGTGLFHGLPQDFRAIRYHSLLVTEPGPDFEPVAWSDDGIIMALRHRHRPLHGVQFHPESIDTEHGAALVRNFLDLVVSPSAPRRIPPPRPCPATARPAGGELQLFTRAGPCAADPERSFVALYGRSGTAFWLDSARLDAAGARWSFMGDGSGPHARQITYRVADRGIPQAETHPSVFDDLERWLDERRIERPAGLDVPFLPGWVGYLGYELKADAGGAAAHHSSLPDAQLLFADRIVAFDHATGRVVLLALDHPGQQERADAWFDVTLERITEAPSLPEPPPPCGRPIFRPHLADDAYLERIAAAQQAIRQGESYEICLTNEYAAQVEVDPLDAYRRLRRINPAPFAAFLRFGDLAILSSSPERFLSIDAEGSVQACPIKGTIARGADERQDRAMAEKLRSSVKDRSEHLMIVDLLRNDLGKVCATGSVHVPDLFRIERYATVHQMVSTICGRLRGGTSPIACVRAAFPGGSMTGAPKLRTMRILDELEGRPRGIYSGAIGYLGSDGRVDLSIVIRTAVVEPGRISIGAGGAIVDLSDPLAELAEVRLKCQALVEAFGGRLEGDATLARPAAMEVPA
- a CDS encoding cyclase family protein, which gives rise to MSRILAGVAICGALLAARAEAQETGLWGVYEQQLKAAKYIDLTHAFAPVQPVWPGFANATFAPATAGKDIEGYVAKGDVYTYADHGFVASAYTLPTDQYGTQLDPPAHWDEYGATISDLPPTFAVRPLVVIDISGKVAADPGYALQVADIEAFEQEHGRIPEGSVVFVRSDWSKKWDDVEHFNDKPFPGVGLDALKFLHLERKILFHGHEPLDTDATPTLEGEAWLLHNHYTQAEGVTNLDLVPPTGALVTIGFAKPLGGTGGYARYVAIAPADWPHGVTIAEAPGAPLPRQPAPLRRDENGVMRPTPQD
- a CDS encoding S8 family peptidase, with the protein product MRAETASATQPPQPGHTGRYLVLLPEDDIKTGLSALKSVAGLRVAHSSDYRDGSSVGAFAEADGLVLDALQVAVVATPPGDLHLLNSVAAGSGVLAIEPERVVHAFPDSKVGIPSPVPSLPNASTGAGWSTEYLRGYRDGVNSVLDRLIGDDRPAATLPRTESESEATWGLQAVRATTTRWTGDGIRVAVLDTGMDLTHPDFEGRAIEARSFVTGEEVQDGNGHGTHCIGTACGPLLPHRLPRYGVAGNALIHAGKVLSDRGSGSDGGILAGIDWAVAAGCPIVSMSLGAAVEVGTPFSVIFEQVGRRALRAGTLIVAAAGNDSRRPDQLCPVGHPANCPSIMAVAALDPQLRVAWFSCAGLNPQGGQVDIAAPGVAVYSAWPGTLYNTINGTSMATPHVAGIAALIAESDPDARGSALWARLVQSAHRLDRLGRDVGAGLVQAPF
- a CDS encoding MBL fold metallo-hydrolase, which produces MQQLGSTMRVFRPFPGLVAFYDGRIEGMRLHSDKPNWLDDGAFALGVCTYALVDGEDALVYDTHISLQHARVVRRTLVEAGVRRIRVVLSHWHVDHVAGNEVFQDCEILAHRLTAEALDAHRQELEAGDPPIRPLVMPTRTYEDRLELQVGQFQVELRHADVHSLDGTVLLLPEHGLMLAGDTLEDPVTYVVEPERLAVHLRGLEQMARWNVRRILPNHGALETIEAGGYGPELIDATRSYVARLLRVREEPALAEADLPSFCRPAFDSGAIHYFPAYEAVHRRNVQAVI